One segment of Sulfobacillus thermosulfidooxidans DSM 9293 DNA contains the following:
- a CDS encoding ABC-F family ATP-binding cassette domain-containing protein — MAWMSLQSLRITVGGKTLVTDITLNISAGDRIGIVGPNGMGKTTFLSIVAGTLEPDAGTRKLFGEPKIAQLSQWQPVSCPTIWDCAYFSNQEIHHLADQLQQIETAMTQTDLGVDQLNDLMERWGALSERFTDLGGYEWEARVKSHLLAMGFFESRWSDSPNHLSGGEKHRLALLQVLLSGADIWLLDEPNNHLDITTIEWLEQQIRAFQGAVILVSHDRAFLDHTTTRIISWEDGFFWSISGTWSKYHHLREERLRNEINRYQRLLEEQKRLEDYIARYRSGSRAKLAQSRMKRLDKLDKMEVIKPAPTERRSPQLLHNSLAKSSREPLATIQNLVIRRPHRTWQPLTFKIPQGAKIALVGANGTGKSSLMDTIYQSPAEIHWHQDVQIAYLKQDAVLQLPEGITAIDYLYQQGFEREEIYFVGHHFGLPRELLETSLDNWSGGERIRLKLLETLMVPSHLLLLDEPTNHLDITMRLALESLIQDYPGSVIIASHDRAFLQATSTHTLWSTGQEFIWDKESYQVGRSIPQSQ; from the coding sequence ATGGCATGGATGTCTTTACAGTCATTACGCATTACCGTGGGCGGCAAAACGCTTGTGACCGATATCACCTTAAATATCAGTGCCGGTGATCGCATCGGCATTGTCGGACCCAATGGTATGGGTAAAACAACCTTCTTATCAATAGTAGCCGGGACACTGGAACCCGATGCGGGAACTAGGAAACTCTTCGGAGAACCCAAAATCGCGCAGCTGAGTCAATGGCAGCCGGTGTCATGCCCAACCATTTGGGACTGTGCATATTTCTCTAACCAGGAAATCCACCACTTGGCAGACCAATTGCAGCAAATCGAAACGGCCATGACCCAAACGGACCTAGGTGTTGACCAGCTCAATGATTTAATGGAACGCTGGGGCGCCTTGTCCGAACGGTTCACCGATTTAGGGGGCTACGAATGGGAAGCCCGCGTCAAATCGCATCTCTTAGCGATGGGCTTTTTTGAAAGTCGCTGGAGTGATTCACCCAACCACTTATCGGGAGGGGAAAAACACCGTCTAGCGCTCTTGCAGGTGTTATTGTCCGGTGCTGATATCTGGCTCTTAGACGAACCCAATAATCATCTCGATATCACCACAATAGAATGGTTAGAACAACAAATACGCGCCTTTCAAGGAGCTGTCATCTTGGTATCCCATGACCGCGCCTTTCTTGACCATACGACCACGCGGATTATCTCGTGGGAAGATGGTTTCTTTTGGTCGATATCCGGAACCTGGAGCAAATATCATCATTTACGCGAAGAACGCCTACGTAATGAAATCAATCGGTATCAACGGCTATTAGAAGAACAAAAACGGCTAGAAGATTATATTGCCCGTTACCGCAGTGGCAGTCGTGCCAAACTGGCCCAAAGCCGGATGAAGCGCTTAGATAAGTTAGATAAGATGGAAGTCATCAAACCAGCTCCTACTGAACGCCGTAGTCCCCAGTTATTACACAACAGTCTCGCCAAAAGTAGTCGAGAGCCTTTAGCCACCATACAAAACCTCGTCATCAGACGCCCTCACCGCACGTGGCAACCATTAACCTTTAAAATTCCACAAGGCGCTAAAATTGCCTTAGTCGGAGCCAATGGAACGGGGAAATCCTCGTTAATGGACACCATTTATCAATCACCCGCCGAAATCCATTGGCACCAAGACGTTCAGATCGCCTATCTCAAGCAAGACGCCGTGTTGCAATTGCCCGAAGGAATTACGGCTATCGACTATTTGTACCAGCAAGGGTTCGAACGCGAGGAAATCTACTTTGTCGGTCATCACTTTGGTTTACCCCGGGAATTGCTAGAAACTTCGCTGGATAATTGGTCAGGTGGCGAACGAATCCGCTTGAAACTGCTCGAAACTTTAATGGTGCCTAGTCACTTGCTTCTCTTAGACGAACCCACCAACCATTTGGATATTACTATGCGTTTAGCTTTGGAATCTTTGATTCAAGATTATCCCGGCTCCGTGATTATCGCGAGTCATGACCGAGCGTTTTTGCAAGCTACCAGCACGCACACCCTATGGTCCACGGGACAAGAATTTATCTGGGATAAAGAATCGTATCAAGTGGGACGCAGTATTCCGCAGTCCCAATAA
- a CDS encoding amidohydrolase family protein, giving the protein MATQRIIDMRNRPTFLHPFYGKNGQGPEVEVVRWLGKRVGAHDIDHFLAHQDVNAYLSALDDAGITHAVITGRSTPAVRIPNDEVRALVQTAPTRLIGIGAVDPLALGVAGAVDEVRHIKDLGLQGVNMDPAFLAEPLQADDARLFPVYEECQRLSLPVFLMTGPTSVDLRFAHPANIGAVANAFPRLKIVVSHGGYPFVDEMIGVAFKHENVLVSPDFYLFVAGSKTFVEAANGFMRHQLLFGTGYPFRPMKQTVEDFLRLGFLDEVLPDVLYNNAAHLLGLAN; this is encoded by the coding sequence ATGGCCACACAGAGGATTATTGACATGCGAAATCGCCCCACCTTCTTACACCCCTTTTATGGCAAAAATGGCCAAGGCCCAGAGGTAGAAGTTGTTCGCTGGCTCGGCAAACGGGTCGGTGCCCATGACATCGATCATTTTCTCGCCCACCAAGATGTGAATGCCTACCTGTCTGCCTTGGATGATGCGGGAATTACGCATGCCGTGATTACGGGACGAAGCACACCCGCGGTGCGCATTCCCAATGATGAGGTGCGTGCCCTTGTGCAAACGGCTCCTACCCGACTCATTGGGATTGGAGCAGTGGATCCGTTAGCACTCGGGGTGGCCGGAGCGGTAGATGAAGTACGGCACATTAAAGACTTGGGGTTACAGGGCGTCAATATGGATCCCGCGTTTTTAGCAGAGCCGCTTCAAGCGGATGATGCCCGGTTATTTCCGGTGTACGAAGAATGCCAGCGCTTATCTTTACCCGTCTTCCTGATGACAGGGCCAACCTCTGTTGATTTGCGATTTGCCCATCCTGCCAATATTGGCGCGGTGGCAAATGCTTTTCCCCGGTTGAAAATTGTGGTCTCTCACGGCGGCTATCCATTTGTCGACGAAATGATTGGTGTCGCCTTTAAACATGAAAATGTTTTGGTATCACCAGATTTCTATCTCTTTGTGGCCGGTTCCAAGACGTTTGTTGAAGCCGCGAATGGTTTTATGCGTCACCAGCTATTATTTGGTACAGGCTACCCGTTTCGTCCGATGAAACAAACCGTAGAAGACTTCTTGCGGTTAGGATTTTTGGACGAAGTCTTGCCTGACGTGCTCTATAACAATGCGGCACACCTTTTGGGACTGGCGAATTAA
- the pruA gene encoding L-glutamate gamma-semialdehyde dehydrogenase has translation MAIKPYHYEPLTDFSVPENRKAMEEALREVRSQFGLSYPLVIGADRIDTEKKIVSVNPSNPQQVIGSVSKADTSHIDMALETGWKAFAQWKKVPGPMRARYLYKAAAIMRRRKLFLSALEVYEAGKTWTEAEADVAEAIDFLEYYGRQMERLSEPVPLIPLDDEEDRAFYVPLGVGAIIPPWNFPLAILTGMTSAAIVTGNCVILKPASATPIIGAHFAEIMREAGLPSGVLNFVPGDGGTIGDYIVTHPLTRFISFTGSREVGLRINQLAAQVSPGQKWIKRVVAEMGGKDAIVVDETADLDAAAEGIVTSAFGFQGQKCSACSRAIIVDDVYDLLLSKIVERTKKLRVGPADNLNNHMGPVIDEKAYEKIFGYIQWGKENAKLQTGGTTLDGEGYFIPPTIFSDVAPGSKLEQEEVFGPVLAVIRAKDWSDALKIANDTEYGLTGSVYTARRERIEQAADEFEVGNLYINRKCTGAIVGAHPFGGFNMSGTDSKTGSPDYLLLFMQMKVVAERF, from the coding sequence ATGGCGATTAAACCTTATCATTATGAGCCATTGACAGACTTTTCTGTCCCAGAAAATCGCAAGGCCATGGAAGAGGCATTACGTGAGGTACGGTCGCAATTTGGATTATCCTATCCGCTAGTCATTGGCGCGGATCGAATAGATACCGAAAAGAAAATTGTATCGGTGAATCCATCAAATCCCCAGCAAGTCATCGGGTCGGTCTCTAAAGCGGACACGAGCCATATTGATATGGCTCTTGAAACCGGATGGAAAGCATTTGCCCAATGGAAAAAAGTGCCGGGGCCGATGCGTGCTCGCTACCTCTATAAAGCGGCAGCGATAATGCGGCGGCGTAAATTGTTTTTATCCGCATTAGAAGTATATGAAGCGGGGAAAACATGGACAGAAGCGGAAGCTGACGTAGCTGAGGCCATTGATTTCTTGGAGTATTATGGACGGCAAATGGAAAGACTGTCTGAACCGGTCCCCCTAATTCCCTTAGACGATGAAGAAGACCGTGCGTTTTATGTGCCGTTGGGTGTGGGGGCGATTATTCCTCCGTGGAACTTTCCACTCGCTATCTTGACGGGTATGACCTCAGCGGCGATTGTCACGGGGAATTGCGTCATTTTAAAGCCGGCAAGCGCGACGCCTATCATCGGAGCCCATTTTGCAGAGATTATGCGGGAAGCAGGCTTACCATCAGGGGTTTTGAACTTTGTTCCCGGTGATGGAGGCACAATTGGTGATTATATTGTGACACATCCCTTGACCCGGTTTATTAGTTTTACGGGTTCTCGTGAAGTGGGATTACGCATTAATCAGCTAGCGGCTCAGGTATCCCCCGGTCAAAAATGGATTAAGCGGGTGGTCGCCGAAATGGGCGGTAAAGATGCCATTGTCGTCGATGAAACGGCTGACCTGGATGCCGCAGCAGAAGGCATTGTCACCTCAGCATTTGGATTTCAAGGGCAAAAATGCTCCGCGTGTTCTCGTGCCATTATTGTCGATGATGTTTATGATTTGCTCTTATCCAAGATTGTAGAGCGGACGAAAAAATTGCGGGTGGGTCCTGCAGATAACTTGAATAATCACATGGGGCCCGTCATCGATGAAAAAGCGTACGAAAAAATCTTTGGCTATATCCAGTGGGGAAAAGAAAACGCCAAGTTACAAACAGGTGGAACGACATTAGATGGTGAGGGATATTTCATTCCCCCGACGATTTTCTCTGATGTCGCCCCAGGCAGTAAGCTCGAACAAGAAGAAGTCTTTGGGCCGGTTCTCGCCGTTATTCGGGCCAAAGACTGGTCCGATGCCTTAAAAATCGCGAACGATACAGAATATGGCTTAACCGGTTCGGTCTACACAGCCCGAAGAGAGCGCATTGAACAAGCCGCTGACGAATTTGAAGTCGGTAACTTATACATTAACCGCAAATGTACAGGAGCCATTGTGGGCGCCCATCCCTTTGGGGGATTCAATATGTCAGGGACCGATTCGAAAACCGGAAGTCCCGACTATTTGTTGCTCTTTATGCAAATGAAAGTGGTTGCGGAACGATTTTAA
- a CDS encoding acyl-CoA thioesterase, which translates to MLIWRTQVRWAECDVAGIIYHAHLFDWFSESRIQWLMAHDLDYYKILRPRGIELLVRHAEAQFFHAMHPGDLVAVDVELTGLSPTRARFTYRVLRDDITQQETSRGMTEHIFVQQGHASRVDRHNPDLFARFQAAYSQSQ; encoded by the coding sequence ATGCTGATATGGAGAACTCAGGTACGCTGGGCCGAGTGCGATGTGGCCGGGATTATCTATCATGCTCATCTTTTTGATTGGTTTTCCGAAAGTCGAATTCAATGGCTTATGGCTCATGATTTGGACTATTATAAGATCTTGAGACCGCGTGGTATTGAGTTGTTAGTTAGACATGCTGAAGCACAGTTTTTTCATGCGATGCATCCTGGGGATTTGGTGGCGGTGGACGTGGAATTGACGGGATTAAGTCCAACGAGAGCTCGATTTACTTATCGCGTACTAAGGGATGACATAACGCAACAAGAAACGAGCCGAGGCATGACGGAGCACATTTTTGTCCAACAAGGCCATGCGTCTCGCGTTGATCGTCACAACCCGGACCTCTTTGCCCGGTTTCAAGCAGCATATAGTCAATCTCAATAG
- the htpX gene encoding zinc metalloprotease HtpX: MAKKNAAWYGHDFGLSFRMFITMFLLAALYLAFIVVLWQLHVSLFLLILIIGGLALSQYYFSDDLVLLSTGSQILTPQQAPRLTSMVERLAQLADVPVPRLAVMPTRMPNAFATGRNPKHAVITVTQGLVDQLSDQELEAVLAHELTHIKNRDVAVITIASFFAMIASFIVQQFFFFGLMAEDDRDRRGGQAIIFVWFASLVVWALSYVLIRTLSRYREYAADRGSAILTGHPGYLASALRRISANINRTPQRDLRQAENFNAFFIMPAIRKDSIMELFATHPSLEHRIDRLEKLQEEMEK; this comes from the coding sequence ATGGCAAAAAAGAATGCGGCCTGGTACGGTCATGATTTTGGTCTATCGTTTAGGATGTTTATCACCATGTTCCTATTGGCCGCCTTATATCTCGCGTTCATCGTGGTTCTATGGCAATTGCATGTGAGTCTCTTTTTATTGATCCTGATCATTGGTGGATTAGCTCTGAGCCAATATTATTTTTCGGATGACTTAGTTCTCCTCTCCACAGGTTCTCAAATTTTAACGCCGCAGCAAGCGCCGCGATTAACCAGTATGGTCGAGCGCCTAGCCCAACTGGCCGATGTGCCTGTCCCGCGTTTGGCCGTCATGCCAACACGGATGCCCAATGCCTTTGCTACAGGGCGTAATCCTAAACATGCTGTCATTACGGTAACGCAAGGATTGGTGGACCAATTATCGGACCAGGAACTGGAAGCTGTATTGGCGCACGAACTGACGCATATTAAGAATCGTGACGTGGCCGTCATCACGATTGCCAGCTTTTTTGCGATGATTGCTTCATTCATCGTGCAACAATTTTTCTTCTTTGGGTTAATGGCGGAAGATGACCGCGACCGGCGCGGAGGTCAGGCCATTATATTCGTGTGGTTCGCTTCGTTAGTGGTATGGGCGTTAAGTTATGTGTTAATACGAACCCTATCGAGGTACCGCGAATATGCAGCCGACCGTGGTTCGGCCATTCTCACTGGTCACCCGGGATATTTAGCGAGCGCGTTACGGCGTATCAGCGCCAACATAAACCGGACTCCGCAAAGAGATTTGCGGCAGGCGGAAAATTTCAACGCGTTCTTCATTATGCCAGCTATCCGCAAGGACAGCATCATGGAACTCTTTGCAACCCATCCCTCGTTGGAGCACCGGATCGATCGCCTCGAGAAATTGCAGGAAGAGATGGAAAAATAG
- the pspAB gene encoding PspA-associated protein PspAB: MMGFFDALFGRTKIPEGKTDQLFALSTALLDIQTRLSSTFAGKAAIILRTVDNSSYDALERDVQQILTLGGKDMPVTAEHIDDNQGYRWIIFTGKDPEDVINALHLTADMLKEAGYGDSLLAAMFAFDPPWYLIYTYRRAAFYPFVPKLSHTRDSAREFRIAQTLKPYMPIEKDPERWYALWDPPF, translated from the coding sequence ATGATGGGATTTTTCGATGCGTTGTTTGGGCGGACTAAAATACCGGAAGGCAAAACCGATCAACTTTTTGCCCTGTCCACGGCGTTGCTCGACATTCAAACCCGGTTGTCTAGCACGTTTGCGGGCAAGGCAGCCATTATTCTTCGGACGGTTGATAACTCATCGTATGATGCATTAGAACGCGATGTGCAGCAAATCCTGACCTTGGGAGGCAAGGATATGCCGGTCACCGCAGAGCATATCGATGATAACCAAGGGTATCGGTGGATCATTTTTACCGGCAAAGACCCTGAAGATGTCATCAATGCGCTCCATCTTACGGCGGATATGCTAAAAGAGGCCGGCTACGGAGACAGCCTTCTGGCGGCGATGTTTGCCTTTGATCCTCCCTGGTATCTAATTTATACGTATCGGCGCGCAGCTTTTTATCCCTTTGTTCCCAAATTATCGCATACCAGGGATTCTGCCCGGGAGTTTCGCATTGCCCAAACCCTCAAGCCTTATATGCCCATAGAAAAAGACCCGGAGCGTTGGTATGCGCTCTGGGACCCTCCGTTTTAA
- a CDS encoding PspA/IM30 family protein — MGLIARVSTIFKSKVNNLLDKAEDPRETLEYSYQKQVEQLQQVRRGVAEVVTAKKRIELQLNKLQQMANQWDQDARDAVAAGRDDLAQEALTRKQSVLSQMQSLQTQIADLEKEEHRLQDAQQKLSLKVETFRTQKEVIKAQYSAAQAQVKIGEAFSGLGEDMADVNMALQRAQDKTAALQARAQAIDSLTEDSPLLQLNEPSTGDAIRDELNRLKGSTSVSDELARLKAEMGKTDPS; from the coding sequence ATGGGTCTGATTGCACGGGTGTCTACCATATTTAAATCGAAAGTCAATAATTTGCTGGATAAAGCTGAAGACCCCCGCGAAACCTTGGAATATTCCTATCAAAAACAGGTAGAGCAATTGCAGCAGGTACGGCGTGGTGTGGCCGAGGTTGTCACGGCGAAAAAACGGATTGAACTGCAATTAAATAAGCTGCAGCAAATGGCCAACCAGTGGGATCAGGATGCCCGTGATGCCGTCGCAGCAGGTCGTGACGATCTGGCGCAAGAAGCATTGACACGTAAGCAGAGTGTTCTGAGTCAAATGCAGAGTTTGCAGACGCAGATCGCAGATCTGGAAAAAGAGGAGCACCGGCTGCAAGATGCCCAACAAAAACTCTCACTGAAAGTGGAAACTTTCCGGACCCAAAAAGAAGTCATTAAGGCGCAATATTCCGCGGCGCAAGCTCAAGTGAAAATTGGGGAAGCTTTCTCCGGCCTGGGGGAAGACATGGCTGATGTCAATATGGCATTGCAACGAGCACAAGACAAAACGGCGGCGCTGCAAGCCCGGGCTCAGGCCATTGATTCTCTCACGGAAGACTCGCCTCTTTTGCAGTTAAATGAGCCGTCGACGGGTGATGCCATTCGTGATGAATTGAATCGGTTAAAAGGAAGCACATCGGTATCCGATGAGTTGGCACGGCTCAAAGCGGAAATGGGAAAGACTGACCCGTCTTGA
- a CDS encoding CTP synthase: MVAKFVFITGGVVSSLGKGITAASLGRILKSRGVKVTALKLDPYINVDPGTMSPLQHGEVFVTQDGAETDLDLGHYERFMDVNLGQANNVTTGRIYWSILTKERRGDFLGGTIQVIPHITNEIKERIHRVAEASGADVIILEIGGTVGDIESLPFLEAIRQMRSDVGRDSVMYLHVTLVPYLNAAGEAKTKPTQHSVKELRSIGIQPDVIVCRTQKPLSRDLRDKIALMCDVDRRAVIQNVDAESIYQLPVMLAEEGLDDIVLDRLKIEAPPADLEEWAQVAKRATKLQGDVTIAVVGKYVALHDAYMSVAEGLFHGGLTHQVHVNIRWVDSEDIELHGAEQALEGVDGVLVPGSFGYRGVEGKIQAITWARETKTPYFGICMGMQAAAIEIARNVAGLKEANSTEFVPDTPYPVIDLMPEQQGVVDMGGTMRLGSYPCALRVGTKTQAIYQDTLIFERHRHRFELNNQYRDVLEQAGFIASGLSPDERLVEIMELKDHPWFVGTQFHPEFQSRPNRPHPLFASFVGAAVEAKSRKMEDELVKENTGPVAHS, encoded by the coding sequence ATTGTGGCAAAGTTTGTGTTTATTACGGGTGGCGTGGTTTCATCATTAGGAAAGGGAATCACGGCCGCATCTTTGGGACGTATTTTAAAAAGCCGGGGGGTCAAGGTGACGGCTTTGAAATTGGATCCCTATATTAATGTGGATCCCGGCACGATGAGCCCTCTTCAACATGGTGAGGTCTTTGTCACCCAAGATGGCGCCGAGACCGATTTGGATTTGGGCCATTATGAACGATTTATGGATGTGAACTTGGGTCAAGCCAATAATGTGACCACAGGACGCATTTATTGGTCCATCCTGACCAAAGAACGCCGGGGTGATTTTCTGGGTGGAACCATTCAAGTTATTCCCCATATCACGAACGAAATCAAAGAGCGCATCCACCGGGTTGCCGAGGCATCAGGGGCCGATGTGATTATCCTGGAAATTGGGGGTACGGTTGGCGATATTGAGAGTCTCCCCTTCTTAGAAGCCATCCGTCAAATGCGATCGGATGTTGGTCGAGATTCGGTGATGTATCTCCACGTGACCCTCGTACCGTACTTAAATGCGGCCGGGGAAGCTAAAACCAAGCCGACCCAGCACTCCGTTAAGGAGTTGCGATCGATTGGGATTCAGCCAGATGTTATTGTGTGCCGAACGCAAAAACCGTTATCGCGGGATTTACGGGACAAAATTGCCTTAATGTGTGATGTTGACAGGCGTGCAGTCATTCAAAACGTGGACGCGGAATCGATTTATCAACTTCCGGTCATGTTAGCGGAAGAAGGGCTGGACGACATTGTGTTAGATCGACTGAAAATCGAAGCGCCGCCGGCGGATTTGGAAGAGTGGGCGCAGGTGGCTAAACGGGCGACAAAGCTTCAAGGCGATGTCACGATTGCGGTCGTAGGGAAATATGTGGCGTTACATGATGCTTATATGAGTGTGGCTGAAGGGCTTTTTCATGGGGGGTTGACACATCAAGTCCATGTGAATATTCGCTGGGTTGACTCCGAAGATATTGAACTACACGGGGCAGAACAAGCTTTAGAAGGTGTAGATGGAGTATTAGTGCCAGGCAGTTTTGGTTACCGTGGTGTCGAAGGAAAAATTCAAGCGATTACCTGGGCGCGTGAGACGAAAACCCCGTATTTTGGGATTTGTATGGGCATGCAAGCTGCCGCCATTGAAATTGCCCGCAATGTGGCCGGCCTCAAAGAAGCGAACTCGACGGAATTTGTTCCCGATACGCCTTATCCCGTTATCGACTTGATGCCCGAGCAACAAGGAGTGGTCGATATGGGAGGGACCATGCGCTTAGGAAGTTATCCGTGTGCCTTGCGTGTGGGAACCAAAACTCAAGCGATTTATCAAGACACTTTAATTTTTGAACGGCACCGTCACCGCTTTGAATTAAATAACCAGTACCGGGATGTGTTAGAACAAGCCGGATTTATTGCCTCGGGATTATCACCGGATGAACGCCTGGTGGAAATTATGGAATTAAAAGACCATCCCTGGTTTGTGGGCACTCAATTCCATCCTGAGTTTCAATCCCGGCCCAACCGTCCCCATCCCTTATTTGCCAGCTTTGTGGGAGCGGCGGTGGAAGCCAAATCCCGAAAAATGGAAGACGAGCTAGTGAAAGAAAATACGGGTCCGGTCGCACATTCCTAA
- the rpoE gene encoding DNA-directed RNA polymerase subunit delta, with translation MQVTDAAYEVLKEHGQPMEVQDLLDETLRKLGLDREPKRAARIYTDINLDVRFQYRGNAMWGLKEWLPKSVAKGSTSRGNELSYDDDNGDSEEDEG, from the coding sequence ATGCAAGTCACCGATGCAGCCTATGAAGTTCTTAAGGAACATGGACAACCCATGGAGGTTCAAGATTTACTTGATGAAACTCTCCGCAAATTGGGACTGGATCGGGAACCCAAGCGGGCAGCGAGAATTTATACGGACATCAATCTCGACGTTCGATTTCAGTACCGCGGCAATGCGATGTGGGGCCTCAAGGAGTGGCTACCGAAATCGGTAGCAAAAGGATCCACATCGCGTGGCAATGAGCTGTCTTACGACGACGACAATGGTGACAGTGAGGAGGACGAAGGGTAA
- a CDS encoding FMN-binding protein — protein MPNLTGAKFLSLCTVAVGAIYAAGYVYTEPLAQANPLSAKAPISTSKSSRPGLSATSVSSHSTSSTKGPSSMSPSTPSSAPVYKDGTYTGSGANPYGTLSVAVEIVHGRIARVQITQYNMHYPESIIDPILPKEVISMQTWRIYVVTGATASTYNFAEAVYNALQKAKG, from the coding sequence TTGCCTAATCTTACGGGTGCAAAATTTTTGAGCTTATGCACGGTGGCCGTCGGAGCGATTTATGCGGCCGGCTATGTCTACACGGAACCTTTGGCCCAGGCTAATCCCTTAAGCGCCAAAGCCCCTATCAGCACTTCGAAGTCATCTCGCCCGGGATTGTCCGCTACGTCTGTTTCATCTCACAGTACGTCCAGCACCAAGGGTCCATCTTCTATGTCCCCATCAACACCGAGTTCGGCCCCCGTTTATAAAGACGGGACTTATACCGGTTCTGGAGCGAATCCCTATGGCACCTTATCCGTAGCCGTCGAAATCGTGCATGGCAGGATTGCCCGGGTACAAATTACGCAATACAACATGCACTATCCCGAGTCGATTATCGATCCCATACTCCCAAAGGAAGTGATATCGATGCAAACATGGCGTATTTATGTTGTCACGGGTGCTACAGCCAGCACCTATAACTTTGCCGAAGCCGTCTATAACGCCTTACAAAAAGCGAAAGGGTAG
- a CDS encoding FAD:protein FMN transferase, with product MKHSSHYALSHVTESFLLMGTTVTFQVVGHKPIHDIQKSIQRALTAMTAVEQICSRFDESSALNQLCQQPGKKVAVSPILFHVLRMSCELASITNGVFDPTVGSQLEQLGFNQHYLTGQIVHAHPQSYDEGASYRDITLFEDDLSVCLNKPMQLDLGGIAKGLAIDLAAKELAEYEGFAINAGGDIYVFGIDPQGDAWTIGIENPLSPHALIGTVQVTNMAICTSGSYKRKSPRNPLVHHLYNPLTAQVATGLLSCTVMAPLAVVADSHATAAFLLGPQDGLTFLTDMGFAGLFITEHMERLLTPLMPIKEYLP from the coding sequence ATGAAACATTCTAGCCATTATGCTTTATCCCACGTCACCGAATCTTTCCTATTAATGGGCACCACCGTCACATTTCAGGTCGTGGGTCACAAGCCTATCCATGATATCCAAAAAAGTATCCAGCGAGCACTCACGGCGATGACCGCCGTGGAACAGATTTGCAGCCGGTTCGATGAAAGCAGCGCACTAAACCAGTTATGTCAGCAGCCCGGAAAGAAAGTCGCGGTATCCCCGATTCTCTTTCATGTCTTGCGCATGAGTTGCGAACTGGCTTCCATAACGAACGGCGTCTTCGATCCCACTGTCGGTTCCCAATTGGAGCAGTTGGGATTTAACCAGCATTATTTAACGGGCCAAATCGTCCATGCACATCCTCAGTCGTATGATGAAGGCGCGAGTTACCGTGATATTACATTATTCGAAGACGATTTATCCGTTTGTCTCAACAAACCGATGCAGCTCGATCTCGGGGGCATCGCGAAAGGACTCGCCATCGATCTCGCCGCCAAAGAACTCGCAGAATATGAGGGATTCGCGATTAATGCCGGCGGGGACATTTACGTCTTTGGCATCGATCCCCAAGGAGATGCCTGGACTATCGGTATCGAAAATCCCCTGAGTCCGCATGCCCTTATCGGAACGGTTCAGGTCACCAATATGGCCATCTGCACATCAGGAAGTTATAAACGGAAAAGTCCCAGGAATCCTCTTGTTCATCACCTGTACAATCCTTTAACAGCTCAGGTCGCGACTGGGCTCTTAAGCTGTACAGTTATGGCACCTTTAGCCGTTGTCGCCGATAGTCATGCAACAGCCGCCTTTTTGCTCGGTCCGCAAGACGGCTTAACCTTTTTGACGGATATGGGATTTGCTGGTTTATTCATCACAGAACACATGGAACGCCTTCTTACACCACTCATGCCAATAAAGGAGTATTTGCCGTGA